In the Lytechinus variegatus isolate NC3 chromosome 17, Lvar_3.0, whole genome shotgun sequence genome, CAAAACATAGATaaatgtataaagaaaaaaatgaattcatggaTATGAACAGGCATCCATTTAATACTCGAAAGGACAATCAGAAAATTTCAAGTACCTAAAGGAAAACGTGATAGAAAGTAAAGATCGTTAAGAAATGACTTCATATGTAACGCAATATTCGCTATTCGCATTACTTTAGAAGACCGATTGGAGACTATTTATCTAACATGTGTcctagaaagagagagagagagaaaacaacaatacagcaaaaaaaaacacacacacacacaagaaaCAAACATTAGAGGGGTGGCccgggctggaaatatttatatctaactaaataaagtaaaattaacggagcaaaatgctgaaaattgctttgtgaattttactctatttattgagatatgtatTTCTCCAGCCTGGACTATCCCTCTAAACAATAACTCAAGAATATGCCAATCACTAAATATATTTTGGTTTCACGattacaacaataataataatgaattaacatttttgattaaagacaaaataattCGTCAAGTGTTGCAGGATGCGAAAAAATAAAGCGgggttaaaaaaaatcgaatggtGCATAATGTCACCAGGCATTGCGACCCTTAAAAACTTCGAGGGATGATTTTTCAGTTAAATGACCTTATTTGAATGAGTGATTCTTAGCTTTAAAAATGTTACATAACTCACCAACAATATGCCTACAACGAGGTACACGTTTACTGcctatgaaattaaattaaaaaggGCCTTTTCtaacgtgaatcttgaatcattatTCCTCTCTTTAAAAcgtcaaaaaagaaaaagatttgaatgatgattccagtgaaaaataaggctaatgacgattATTTAGCACATGTGAAACCAAACgggaacatgattagaatcacgaacgctaatcacagtcccGACTGAATGACCGATAGTAAAATATGTTCATAAATTAAGGATTATACGACAAATCTGAACTGTCAATTTTGGCAATAAAACGTAGGAGAATGGAGAAGGGCCATCAGCATTGTTCAAGTGATATATGGTTCTATTTTATGCGATGCTAAAACACGGGAAAGGGCATTACAACCCCACCCACTCCGTGCAAAACAAACGGCTTTGTTCGCCGTGTCGGGCGTTAAATACGATGTGCTTTCACGTCGTAATGTCATCGGTCCTTGGGTTCTGTCTCAGCGACCGTACCTTGGTGTACAAAGCAACCGATCACTGTAAACATGAAAATGTGAGCGATAGAACGacaaacaatatatataattttttttagaaaatagatAAGCACCTCGGGGTTCTTGATTCAGAAATAGCACATAAACTATTTTAGTCTAGTCGAGCTTATTCAAGAACAACATAATAATCTTAGAGTGTAGATTTGTGAGTTTCAGTCAACAAAAACTGGGGGAAAAAACAGGGCAGCTCTCTCGATTTTGCAGGAGTCGCCGCTTGGGTAAGGTGGTTACTAGAAAGAAAGGTAGTCTTAACTTAATTTATTTTGGGAGATTGTACGTGAATGTATTGTAATTTTCGAGAGTGTTCctcatggaggggggggggggggttgcactGCCAATGACTAAAAACCCTGTTATGAGCCGGATTCATAATCATAATAGCATGGaaatcccttttttttcttcgggCATGACTAccgtatttttttatattttgactgCAAATGTACCACTTTGGAAGTTTGTAAGCGGGACATAGCAAATGTAGCAAATGGTATGCTGGATGGGGTCCTTTGAAACAAACCAGCAAATGCCCTTAAcaaagtttgaaaacaagatgATAAAGGCCACTGTCTTCATGTAAGCTGACAGTATAATATCCATTCAAAACTTGAATGGAGACAGTTATGAAAGGTGTCGATCGACTAAAAGCTATTGACTTCAACTCGATCGCAGATAGAAATGATGACCAAGAATTCTCaaagtaaacatggtaaattcAATTTCCAGTTGGATTTTCCAAACAGCTTCTAATCAACCGTGATTCTTTTTCTTTACCTCCTGTTGACGCTATTATACCATTTTACAGATCGTGGTTATTAATCTGATGATACGATTTGGGTTTTCTTCTTGTCAGGCCATCGCACAAAAAAGAACACATGTAAATAGTCATCATGCATACCTGTAGATCCATTAGAATCAATATCGCCAATGTCACGATTCTGTTGATAATCGTCACTGCAGTTGGTTTTAGAGGCGTTTGTCAAGGCAACTGAAACGAAATACGAACACTTTTTTAGCCTATATCTATCTTTTTCGGTAAATGTCATGTTCTTCTAATCATGGAAATACTTAGAAAAGACAAAAGTTTATTACAAAAGTAATACCAACTTAAGAACCGAATTCGAAATTAACTGTAACAGTACCATTCTCGTATGTTTGTATAGATACATGTTTCACCTAATTCTGATTGCAAGTGTCAACATTAAGACAAAATAGAAATAGACGGGTATTCAATCTGAGAAACACACACGAGTAATACTACTagtaaatataataacaatgataatgaaaaaataataaaaatgatactgATAAAAgaaccaataataataataattgacaaGATTTATTATGATTCTGATAAAATAATGCCAATAATAGTTAAAATAAGATATGATTGATCTTGGTAAGCACAAAGGACCCACCTCGATACACTGCCATTGCAGTATAACCACCACACAATATTTGCGAGTTATTTTGGCATGGTAAACCACAGAAATGATCGTCTAGCTCCTTTATAAGACATGCCTGCACCCAGCGACCATGGAGACAGGAACAACTACATTCAGTAATGTTGTACAGTGCAGCAACTAAGAATCCATCTTCTTTACACTTTGCTGTACACGAATCTGGTGTGTTTAATGTTGAAACGACTGGATGGTAAGGTAATTCCATGCACTTTTGTTTATAGCAACCAATGTAATCACCATCTGAAAAGGAGAATGATCTACGACGGTAAaatcacacaaacacacgcaaGAAGCACTGTAATCCCTACTGGGAAATAATAAACGCACCGCTTCTAATGGGTGCGGGACATCAATTTAGTGatttaaataattttgataataatgatacatgattatcatgaagGTGAATAAAGTAATGGAAGCGGGCACGCTGGTAGttagaaatgataataatggcgATCATGATTACACATAGTGACGATTATCCTCAATGATAGCCATAATCATAAAGGGTAATGAAGCCGATCCATGGACGCCATTTTTTCGTTAGTAGGCCTACAGGTGCATCCGATGCCAGAGAGCAGTGGGAACGACAACACAATAGATTGTCTTAGAGGCTTTGAATCAGGTTACaaatattggattttttttcagagttttGCCTCAATGTTTAAGTTtccaaaaaaaatctggaaaattaTGCTAGGTGAGCCTCAAACCTTTGTCCATGAAAGCACTGCAGTACCGGATTACCGAGTGAGCCATACCAATCGAGATGATCGATGGtctgaaattacaataaaatatatgcTAACGTTTCGTGTCTACCAATAATCAATACTAAATAAATCCTATCATATCAACATTCCCACTGCCATCCCGTCTCGGGTGCACACttactgacaaaaaaaaacgctCTTGGACGATTAATTATTCCCAAATTATACCACGTttacatttgctctacggcggccgtacagcgagtcgaaagcagccattttattatttttttactaaaacAACCTATATGTGGCTGGCACAAACAAATGTTGAAACGgttgttttcaactcgccgtacggccgccgtagaacaaatgtgaccaaggtattagtcgTTCCCTTCTGACAaaccaaaaaatattttggttcTCAAAAACAATCCCTTAATACCAACCGAACAACGTCCATAAAGAATTTACTCAGCGGTCATCAATATTAATCATGCAATGTGGTCGTATTCATTGATAAATTAATACCATGGTAATTGCGTTGCTTCTTCTCAATTATTGGGCTAGGGTTGCTGAATGTCGCATTTATCccaataaatttgacaagcagaaaaaagggggtttcaacacaaaatattggtaatgtttccattcatttatcCACTGTTACACACCTACCATAATTCGAGGGGGTGCTGCATATGGAAAACGATACACGCAGCACCCTCCGAGAAAATCTTGGAGGTGCTTTAGCAACAAGCACCTTCAGCAACAAGCACCCCCGTTTCCCGAGGGCCATGCAAATATTCCAGTCAAACAGACGGCATATCCTGTTGTTTCaagatttcaattttcaataagAACAGATAATTGAGAGAACACGTAGTTAATGGTATGACGAAGATTGTACGtcgtatttttcttttctttgcaaGTCTTAAATTTAGACGTCAACTTTGCGCATCTTTCCGGCATTGCAAGTAAAGCAAACTTCCtcaaacaatatttattttataacaaacaaaaaaatactgcGATCTTGTTGAGAAGCGATCTAACTATGTTTTACAGACGTAACCTACATATAGAGTAGggaccgtttttttttttaattggttacatcttctttattttataGAATTAAACCCCAATTGTaaagaaagtgttttttttcaataggcATGCGTAAACAGTAGTCAATCAGTTAAATATCTACTGtataacatgaaaatattactaatatgaatttattttatctttttgaGGCGTGTTCacttttgatttgaaaaaaagtgtaatttatcTTCTTTTTGATGGATACTTCGGGCATCATGTTCTTCTTAAATGGTGTTTTTGTTCAAGAGATAGTCACCTTTCTCATTTTCCTTCAATATCTAAAAATGCCTTACCGATTGCTAGCCTCGTAATCGATTTCTTGGAAGATTTCTTATCCGTCGAAATTATATCACCAAAGGCAATTGGTTCTAACATCAAACCAAGGAATATTATCCAATAAATTCCAACATTCGTGATGGCTGCCATGCTGGCGACCTGTAATGCTTTCTTAGATGCTCTTTGCTTATTGATATTGGTGTGCCGTGCGTTTGCGAAACGTGGTACCATTTCCCTGAAGCTCTATTGTCTTTGGTTTGCAGGAATCAACGGATAATTGCAATAAAATAACATTCATGGCGATGTAATGGACACACTTCAAAAAACACTAGATGACGAATCGCTAGAGTTAGAAAAACACTTGTGCAGCTCATATTTCTTACGAAACCATAGCCCCAGTTGATCTTCTGAGTTGATGCACTTTCGACAAGCAGGACATGGgtatcataaataatttgttaattggtacTAATTGCTCTCTTTATCACCTGATCATTAAGTCTTTCTCAACAGATCTTTGGGTGTGATTTTACTTGAAAGCTCTTGAAGAAAGACAACATTAGGTAGAAGTAAATTAGTTAAATAAATCACATCATGACGAAACTGCAACTTGCCCCCAACGAGTAAGACGATTGTTCTGCTTTTGGATCGAGACCATATCTGTCACTCACCTtggattttacaaaatgtttacCGCAAACACGTTTTCTGATAAATGTCAAATAACTTCTAGATAATGACAagaaattgttattttgacatttgagttcaaaatcaaagtttaCCTAAGATAGTATTTTCATTAACAATTAGATTTTTTCaagtaattattttattttgttctcattaccaaaagatatatatttacagCGAGTCTCTACACTACAACACATAAGCTCTGAAAATGATAGTGTGTGTATAGGAAATATACACAGCAGAAGGCAGTCAACATAGTCCAtttcttaaaatccaagatcgCACTCTTTCTTTATTAGAATgtaataaacaatacaaatgtGTTTGCGAGAATAAGCATCTTAAGGCCTGCTATTGATGGAGATTGTCGTCTTCACGTTGTCATCCCAACTTACACTAGATTTCATATAGAAATtcattgcattaaaaaaaatatttcaaagatttCCTAATAGACCATAGATAAACTTCAAATCCAACGTTTCTAATCTTATTTAGACTGCATGAACAAATATTAATACAAAAACACCAAAACAAAAACAGACGAAATATAGTaaggttttattttcattgacttTCATACAAAGGAATCAGgaatatattaattatatttgtaAGATATCATCTGACTTGTCAATATATAATTAGCAAAAATTCGTTGTAGGCAATTGTGCAAATGAATGATTTACTTTATCATTTATAATTTTGAGCGTATTTATCGATGCACAcattaaggaataatttcatatttacagTGCCATTGATAGTATCTATAGTATAGTTGCAACAATAGTGGTATTACTTGTGGTTTAACCATAACATTCAAACCAAACATAACGACATAATTTAAGAATTAGAATATAATATTTAGATGCTAAGatgtacattttatttacaGCTTTAACTTTAAATTTGATGTTTGCAAATATTCACCCATCGGCAATTaacaatttcaaacattttcgaGTGAAAATCATGGCATCAATCTCGAGCATTGCTATGGATTCCTGTTCGTCCCCATTTGTCCGAAACgaattataaattttgtttttataataataataatgatgatatagggtatttatattgcgaacatatccaccttgttaggtgctcaaggcgctcctatattacccggctaagctaggcgttcatcagtgtagtaaaatcacgcgaaatcgtcattacgcaaacatgtaataaaatgaggTCACCACAGTGAATCGATAACAGCGAGAGCGCTGCACATTGCCAGCGGTTCACGGAGATTTGCACGCAAACCTATGAGAAACGAGCGAGAGCGAACGATTCCACGAGCTCTTcccccttctttcccttcccGGCGATTTGTCCCAAAACAAAAGGATTTCTGCAAAGTACgatactttgtttttcaactttattaGCATTCGATCTATCCgcgccgatttttttttaccgtggcattttgttataaattaccAAAAGAACCTGTACATCAGTTTTGCCGagctgaataaaacgactgataGGCGTTTATGACAGCCGTCATTCACGTAAACTTTTGTATCCGATATGTAAACTTTCATTCTACACGTAGTGTACTGATCAATATGCACACAACGTCGTACTTGAAGGTTCGTTATAGTAttaatattcattggtgataGCGACGGGGAACATTATGATtgacatgtacaataaaaaccagtaaaaactatttaaaaatgatgaGTCCTTGATGCAGTTCACCGACACAGTGAAGGATCAGGATCGTCAATTACAAAacagatgaacatgatgaaattataaaacttacatgACTTGTCCAATATCGCAAGAATCATTAATATCCCTTATTTTTCCTTTGGCTTATGACTGTTAAGTGCAGAAAAGGGGGAAACGGTGAATAATTTGGTACTGGCTGTATGGTCCCGTGGTCAGTTAGCATGCgtgtttgtaggcctacattcacaATGATCACGTCGATGGTCAGAGAACAATTTCCCTCATTCATCTCAATTctctcttatcatgcttatcattacatgtatcatgtgtatacCAGGGAGATGGGGTTTGGTGTGTGCATGAACGTGTGCATACAAGGAAAGATAGCCGAGGTATAGGCATTAGTTTGTGTGTAAGTTCATTGGGCATGTTGGGTCGTCTCTTCGGTCAAGAGCGTGGGTGCTGTGTGCATCATTGCACGGTGCAAGCTTGTGTGTCAAATACGCGCGAAACGACTAATAACAGGCTACAAAAATCACTCGACCATGCTGCCGCTATGCGAATTCGGTGTGCGAAGATTACGTAACTTTCACCGAAATTAACGCTACACCGTAATGACGATTTCTCGTTATTTTACTACACTGTTCATAGCGCACAGAGCTTTTTAAGGagttacttcctaccggtacccatttacttcacctgggttgagtgcagcacattgtggatcagtttcttgctgaaggaaattacgccatggctgggattcgaacccacgaccctctgtttcaaagtccgaagacttatccactgggccacaacgctccaattatacatgtaaatcagtTCCATTTTTGTCTCGGAAGGATGCAAACATAAGGGTTGTTTGAGGTAATGCAAGCCAGTGAAGTTGATTGATAATAAACACAGATAATTGGATAAGAAGCCTCGTTCAGACTTATGCTATTTTGGGCGGAGTAAGGTCGGAGGAAAGTTCGGAATAATTCCCAACTGGACAGAGTTAGATCACGTACTCCGACCTTCCTAGTATATGAGTCGaattgtatggatcaaaaattCCAAAAATTTGTCCCATGCACGTATTGTATgcaagcaatagctttgatccagctgagaaATGGGGGCTTTTCATTGTTAAGAACTCACCTACACCCGACAAAGTACATTTAATTGGTGGTGTCCAAAGTCTATTCATCTGatggtcaatcggatcgggatCGCCCAAGCCATTAActcgtctctgtggtctagtggttaaggcaaaGGCGTTCAAAGCTTGGAGCCCGGGTTTGATTCCCCGCTGGGACATTTtatcggcatcaccaatttgtccaaagggcagatagctctgaGGAACCTatatttaagctacgcctaccattgttctcttcattcatttgtttcacAACAGATTGAATACCAGAGTtaccaaagctgttgtacaagTATGATTTCTCACACTtataaagagagagacagaaataaAGAACAGTTTGCTTGCGCAAGGGGTCTACTTTAGATCTTCCCCAGAAGTTTAATTTCTCCCATAGTGCAATATATTCTTCTAAACCAAATTTGTCCCGATAAACTATCCCCACCATTTGGATATAAAACCCAGTCTTAAAAACGATGCCGCTCTTCATAAGTTAAGAAATAGCGTTGTGGATCCTAAATCGTATGCAAACAAAGTAAGATCTGAGGGAGTGGGGAACTTCGAACACGTACGTTAATTcgcatgtaaacaaaataaagtgatCGCTAGCTGGTATGATCATGGTCaacttttcaatattctgtttgCAAGCGtaaatttattggaaaaaatagtTTTGAAAATGTGAGGTCCGGCAGATTGTTTTCGAACAGTTTCGCTTTGCATTTTGATTGTAATGTATCATGAAAAATTTTGGTTTGCTTTATTTCTTAGAGATTGCATAAAGTTCGTTATTGATCATTTCATGTTCGATCTCTTCAGAACCCTCTGGGCACCGAGGCATGCTATCAGCCTGTGTGCGAATGAAAGCAGCCGAGCGCGTGAAACTGTCGGTGTAGGCTCGGCAATCAGCGTATGCGTAGGCATTTTCATTAGCCATTGAAGGTTCTTGGCTGCATGTTTCGCAGTCATCTTCCTTGTTTAGGACATGGTAGAATTTGGATTCTGGCACGAGCACATCACCTTCCTCGGTAATGACATTATAGAAATCGGATTCTGGAACCAGAATACCGTCGCTTGTGTCTTCTTCCTTAGTGTTTCGGATCGGAGTTCGTATCGAATCTACCTCAGATGGTTGTTGACCGCTACCGAGGTTTCGGAGAGGAGGTTGTGGTTGATCCCTGCTTGTCTGTGGGTCAGTGGGAGGGCGCTCTTTATTTTCTCGTGACGATGCATCGGCACGCCATCTTCGTGAATGATTGCGGGGCGAGTAGACCAACCGACGATCCCGGTTTCTGAAGTGTGTTGGGGAAATAGATTGAGGAGTGTTAGAATATCATGAGTGCTAGGCAGATGTGTTTAAATGCACGATACTTAACAAGAATCAGCTATATACATGATGTATACCCCGGCTGGAAAGATCACAATGTCCCACAGTGCATATCACAGTGTGCTCCACAGtctgtccacagtgtgaaacacACATCATGATCAGTGATATCACTTTCACGGTGTGAAATATGAGCAGTTTAAGAGTGCAAATAATATTTCCACATAATCCAGAgcgaacacactgtgatcacgctgtatatataaacccctcaaaaaaagttttgcaactcagttttggggatgatatcttttttggttaatgaagtataaaacatgaaactggtatcattggaaagctgaattattcttctttacaatgacatgccatttgctgtgattatgtaatcatggaatatgcgaTCACCCAgaacatcgagaaaagtcagaagtgaaatgttgcaaaatgcattgatttctaacaagagtcgccatttctatagaatttctaCCATGCAGGCGACAGTGAATGCAATCGGTcaatcctcgaaacaattggaaattcgctatttgcaacatttcatgtctaacattgctgAGTATTAtgatgtctgtgtatttcatgataacactagcattacaaatgacacatgattgtaaagaaaaatagtcatgctttctaaagatatcacttttacgcatgatgatggcacattaagaaatttattagcactcgaACTTGcggtttgagttgcagaactcaaacatgacatggcaacgaattctgtaacatttcattttttacattgcagctgcatatttatcatgtctgtgtatttcatgataacattagcattacaaatgacacatgatcgtaaagaggaataatcatactttccaatgataccaatttcacatatgatgatggcacaccaAGAAGTTTATttgcactcaaacttgagttgcagaacttattttgaggggtttatattgtaaaaacatttttcaagtCAACCTTGTCCCCAATACAGGAATTATGCCCAGCTAcggaaataatatatatttaagtTTAGTATAAAAAACAACGTGATTTGTACATGCCAGAAGGGAACATATAATTTTACTAACCACTCCGCCCTTTCTTTATCACACTTTCTAATCTAAATTGCCAATATTTTTCAGAAAGTTTGTAAAAATGTAATGCAAATACCTCAAACAAGcaaagatgattatgatgagtAATACTAGAAATAAACTCGCACCGCCAACAACATAGGGTCTTAAATGTCCCCATGACCATAACCAAGATTCCGTTGATCCTAAAGAAAGGAAAAGTGaaacaaaaatagataaatgtcctgcattaatgaaaaaaaagaactaaCATCATCACATCTGAAAACCCTCCGCCACAAAgaatacacccccccccctaaaaaatgaAAACGCTGCAATAGCTCTTCCACGTTGGGACGGGGCAAATGTTATATGCCGCCATTAATTTTGTTTCCGAAATTCGATAAGAGAGCTACTGCAGATCTTTCGACTTAGTGCCCAGTAACATAAACATTTCAGATAATGAGAGTGGGGGCTGATTTTAAAGATCGATTATACCCAATATCAACACAATCAATTAAAAGAAATCAGCCCAACAACTACATGCTCCTTTAATTTATCAGTAACTGTTAATGAAATGACGGGAGCTTCCAGACAAGCGCAATCCCACATAATTATCATCCTCCATCAATGAAGGCAGCCTCGTTGCCCCATAAAAATCATAGTCTATGAAGATAAGTAGTTTCCCAAGCACATCGCTGGTATTTCTCTCTTTAAACATATTCCTCTTATAATCGGAATGCGttgttatttgaaaataaaataataatgagatTAATAAATTCCGCGTGTTAGTTCGGATCCGAGAATTGGGATCTTGAAAAAAGTAGTCCATTTAGCCCTTGCAATGTTTATTTTGGTGAAAACCAAATTGTACCAGAATTTCTCccaaatttcatatttgtttatttgttgatAATAATGTCACTTTTGATTACGATTCTAAAAGTGCTACCGTAATACCTGTATATGGTAGTTCTAATTTTACCACCAATAGTACCATAattatattactactactacaatttCTAATGCTACTAATACAAGctctgataatgatgatgatgattgttattGACAATATTATTTAGCATAATGCAAGTATATAAGTATCGCAAAGatgcaaaaaaatgataacGGTAATAAGTAAAACCAATGTATTTTAGTTTTAGCTTTGATGATGTGTGACACTCgcaaatattaacaaaattaagTATAACCTCACAAATGTGTTCCTTTTTCCAAACTGTACTAGCGAGAATGTatttaaaatgatacaaattatGTATCCGCATATACCTTCAGATTCATCCGTACCACTACCATTAGGCTTGGTCTGCGTGCAGTTGCTTTTTGATGCGTTTCCAGATTTAACTTGaacaaggagagagagaaaaaaataatttaaacataaTCATGTGGAAAAGACAAATTAAtatatgatttgttttcattacttatttattgatatagattaaagagaaattccagtagttgcagtaaacactgatttcatgacaaagtctgtaaaacaaggattaattgccagtatatcatcgaggatctagatctggtacagttacataaactgaacttcgtgaaatcttgaaatctacgctgaaaaatgttcagactgaagatccccaacacagataagcgcacgtgggacagtgtattattattgctttgaatgtcgtgcccgacgctctacccgaatcctgtgcttatttgctgatttctcagcaaatacacaatttcttccagaatcctttggcacatacgttttatttatacaaacagacactttggtggtcatttcattggattctgtatgaactatCATTTACCTTTCATGGGAAAAACAAACTCTGTAAACTCACAAGCAGTGTAGGGAGAAAATAAGTCACAGCCATTCTTGTacccttttttctattttactttATAACTTCAAAGTTTGGCAAAATAGAGAAgtgttgttttaaaaaaaaactatttttattcTTCACTATTTTTGTTAACTGTTTGAAAACCAAACTGTTTTCGGATGAAGAgtctcattttctttatttcttcaaatctattaaaaaaataagtggaAAGCTTATGCATTATTCCGTCTCCCTATTTCGTAAGATGGCATCCTTACAATTGCACAGACAATAGCACAAACTCTTAacacaaatcagtcaaattaaCTGGACCAGTAGTCAACTGGATGCAATTGACATGTCTAGTCACATCTCTgacatatacatatattctagtcCAAAATAAGTCTGCACTAGTGAAATGCGACTAAACAATCAtcaatatgactagaataagagtggcacccagctgaccctatcaAGTAGTAATTTTTACTGGGTTTTTTAAGTGCGCATGCACAGTACGGAGGCTTACCTTCATATACAGACGCTCCGAGATAACCACCACAGAATCTCAATCCATCACCTCTGCATGGTAAGCCACATTTAGTGCTGAAAACGGGGTCCATGATTTTACCAATACACGGCAGTTCACACGAGCAAGAGCATTCTGTTCTGTTGTATACTGTAGCTACCCGATATCCACTTGTTTTGCATGTTGCTGTACACGAATCCGGTGTTACCTTTGTGAGGTTTAGATGATATAGCGCATGTATGTCAAAGCAGGTTTGAGGATAGCAACCTAGGTAGTCACCAtctgaaatgataataataaaacaattgtAAGGTAGCCATGGTAACATCGACAAGT is a window encoding:
- the LOC121430563 gene encoding uncharacterized protein LOC121430563, translating into MDTVYMVNRVCLIMAVQLLLADVGSANNTSSTEVEDGDYLGCYPQTCFDIHALYHLNLTKVTPDSCTATCKTSGYRVATVYNRTECSCSCELPCIGKIMDPVFSTKCGLPCRGDGLRFCGGYLGASVYEVKSGNASKSNCTQTKPNGSGTDESEGSTESWLWSWGHLRPYVVGGASLFLVLLIIIIFACLRNRDRRLVYSPRNHSRRWRADASSRENKERPPTDPQTSRDQPQPPLRNLGSGQQPSEVDSIRTPIRNTKEEDTSDGILVPESDFYNVITEEGDVLVPESKFYHVLNKEDDCETCSQEPSMANENAYAYADCRAYTDSFTRSAAFIRTQADSMPRCPEGSEEIEHEMINNELYAISKK